One genomic window of Deinococcus deserti VCD115 includes the following:
- a CDS encoding bifunctional diguanylate cyclase/phosphodiesterase — protein sequence MALTGRDTMYQEAFEAIPSTLAILDQNGVILDVNDAWIKFGAENGLEMADAAVGTNYLKVCDASSLPEAHEVARGIRSVLDGQRSIYTHVYPCHSPEVRRWFQMQVTAFDEGRRAVLIHEDVSTYKLAEDYMREQAEFTQALLTNSPDSIQVLSLEGTVLWINERGRLALETHQIGPMEAVSGSGLWSEESQPKIQQALEGVRRGEVAHVEAASLTLQGAFRFWDIVMTPLRDATGTPAQILVTARNLTDLQNARQEAAQKAAQMTAILSRIEEAFLAIDTEWRLTYLNPSAEQIVQRSAADLLGHVIWELFPDALDSEFHQQASAAIQSQGKGEFETFYAPLNVWLRLKIYAHSTGLTVLMQNITGKKAEEQAQGDRNAILEMTVQGKPLSEILHRVATMVEAQVPDYVCAVLLRQRGRLAVYAAPSLPPEVRLALNGAPDHDGICGPAVLNGEVLMVEDLTTDPAYADWQMVLLPHQLRACVSLPVKDGGQSVLGAMTLFAKSPGVLPPEVLRVLDKARHLTAVAVEHHHLTEQLKYQALHDALTGLANRQLFEESLQRALDAAQHVGGELAVLFIDVDNFKSVNDSLGHEAGDQVLREIASRLKGCVQHGDTVARISGDEFTVILPFASESDALEVARQITEVLSDPMHVVDRQIKVSASIGITLTPEGGSDPEMLHRTADLAMYHAKSRKMSFAVFRSEMNRRAYERFQLTSFLRQAAEHNDFELHYQPLIRLFDGQLTGVEALVRWQHEELGAVSPERFIPLAEETGLIESIGAWVLKEACRQGVLWQAQGHSQLRVAVNVSALQFERRNFVETVARCLEETGFPAEQLELELTERVIMRQVEESVWRMRQLRDLGVWISVDDFGTGYSSLSYLPRLPINILKIDRSFVTGLSETSPTFPVVQAILSLARSLHLEAIAEGIETNEELSVLKHLGCDLGQGHFFGRAKPASRTRLL from the coding sequence GTGGCTCTTACAGGCCGGGACACGATGTATCAGGAAGCTTTCGAAGCCATACCCTCGACGCTGGCTATCCTTGATCAGAATGGTGTGATTCTTGACGTCAACGACGCATGGATAAAATTCGGTGCCGAGAATGGACTGGAGATGGCTGATGCTGCGGTGGGCACAAATTACCTGAAGGTGTGTGATGCCAGTTCCCTGCCGGAAGCCCATGAAGTGGCCCGTGGTATTCGAAGCGTTTTAGACGGACAGCGCAGCATATATACCCACGTTTACCCCTGCCACAGTCCAGAAGTGCGCCGATGGTTTCAGATGCAGGTAACAGCTTTCGATGAGGGCCGCCGGGCAGTGCTGATCCATGAGGACGTCAGCACCTACAAGCTGGCGGAAGACTACATGCGCGAGCAGGCAGAGTTTACCCAGGCCCTTTTGACCAACAGTCCCGATTCCATACAGGTTCTGAGCCTGGAGGGCACTGTGTTGTGGATCAACGAACGAGGCCGCTTGGCGCTGGAAACACATCAGATTGGACCAATGGAGGCGGTTTCCGGCTCAGGCCTCTGGTCAGAGGAATCGCAACCCAAAATCCAACAGGCCCTGGAAGGTGTCCGGCGGGGAGAGGTAGCCCACGTTGAGGCGGCCAGCCTCACCCTGCAAGGTGCGTTCAGGTTCTGGGACATTGTCATGACGCCCCTGCGGGATGCCACGGGCACGCCAGCGCAGATCCTGGTGACTGCCAGGAACCTGACGGATCTGCAGAACGCCCGGCAGGAGGCCGCACAAAAAGCAGCGCAGATGACTGCAATTCTTTCCAGGATCGAGGAGGCCTTCTTGGCCATAGATACCGAATGGCGCCTGACTTACCTCAATCCGTCGGCCGAGCAGATTGTCCAGCGGTCAGCCGCTGATCTGCTCGGCCACGTGATCTGGGAACTGTTCCCAGACGCTCTGGACAGTGAGTTTCATCAGCAGGCCTCAGCAGCCATTCAGTCGCAGGGAAAAGGCGAGTTCGAAACGTTTTATGCCCCCCTGAACGTCTGGCTGAGACTGAAAATCTACGCTCACTCCACTGGGCTGACGGTTCTGATGCAAAACATCACGGGCAAGAAGGCCGAAGAGCAGGCTCAGGGAGACCGCAACGCCATCCTGGAAATGACAGTCCAGGGCAAGCCGCTCTCCGAGATCCTTCACCGGGTAGCCACGATGGTCGAGGCACAGGTGCCGGACTACGTGTGCGCTGTGCTCCTGCGGCAACGCGGCAGACTGGCGGTGTACGCTGCACCCAGCCTGCCACCGGAGGTGCGCCTGGCACTCAACGGTGCCCCTGATCATGACGGGATCTGCGGGCCTGCAGTTCTGAACGGAGAAGTTCTTATGGTAGAGGATCTCACGACAGATCCTGCCTACGCTGACTGGCAGATGGTTCTGCTGCCGCATCAGCTGCGGGCCTGCGTGTCACTTCCGGTCAAGGACGGGGGCCAGTCGGTGCTTGGGGCCATGACTCTCTTTGCAAAGTCGCCAGGGGTGCTGCCCCCGGAAGTGCTGAGGGTACTGGATAAGGCGCGGCATCTCACGGCCGTAGCTGTCGAACATCATCACCTGACTGAGCAGCTTAAGTATCAGGCGCTACACGATGCGCTGACTGGGCTGGCCAACCGGCAGCTGTTTGAAGAAAGTCTCCAGCGGGCCCTGGACGCTGCGCAGCACGTGGGTGGTGAGCTTGCTGTTCTCTTTATCGATGTAGACAATTTCAAAAGTGTGAACGACAGCCTTGGCCATGAGGCGGGAGATCAGGTCCTGCGGGAAATAGCCAGCCGCCTGAAGGGCTGTGTTCAGCACGGCGATACGGTGGCCCGGATCAGTGGAGACGAATTTACTGTCATTCTTCCGTTTGCTTCAGAATCTGACGCTCTGGAGGTGGCCCGGCAGATTACTGAGGTGCTGTCGGACCCCATGCACGTGGTTGACCGCCAGATTAAGGTGAGTGCGTCGATCGGAATCACCCTGACGCCTGAGGGGGGTAGCGACCCTGAAATGCTGCACCGTACCGCTGACCTGGCGATGTATCACGCCAAGAGCCGCAAGATGAGCTTCGCGGTTTTCCGCAGTGAGATGAACCGCCGTGCGTACGAGCGCTTTCAGCTCACTTCGTTTTTGCGCCAGGCCGCCGAGCACAACGATTTCGAGTTGCACTATCAGCCGCTGATCCGCCTGTTCGATGGTCAGCTGACCGGGGTCGAAGCGCTGGTCCGGTGGCAGCATGAGGAACTGGGCGCCGTCTCGCCAGAACGCTTTATTCCGCTGGCCGAGGAAACTGGCCTGATCGAGTCCATCGGAGCGTGGGTGCTCAAGGAGGCATGTCGTCAAGGCGTGCTGTGGCAGGCCCAGGGGCATTCGCAACTCCGGGTCGCCGTTAATGTTTCCGCACTTCAGTTTGAGCGCAGAAATTTCGTGGAAACGGTTGCCCGTTGTCTGGAAGAAACTGGGTTTCCCGCAGAACAACTGGAACTGGAGCTGACAGAACGAGTCATCATGCGTCAAGTAGAAGAATCAGTCTGGCGGATGCGTCAGCTCCGGGACCTGGGTGTCTGGATTTCCGTGGATGATTTCGGGACCGGCTACTCGAGTCTCAGTTATCTGCCACGTCTTCCTATCAATATTCTGAAAATCGACCGTTCCTTCGTTACTGGTCTGAGCG
- a CDS encoding aldose epimerase family protein: MTPNHAPGKHLSGPVGSISAESWGLSPEGREITLFTLRTPDQTEAAIMDYGGVLVRLLLPDRSGRLEDVVLGHDQAAPYFSRDQSPYFGALIGRYGNRIAQGRFTLDGETYSLGCNDGPNALHGGEGGFDHRHWHGEMRLADSGPALDLTYSSPAGEEGYPGRLDVRVTYTLGLPGQLEIAYHAQCDAPTIVNLTQHSYWNLAGNARRDILEHELQIEADAMTPVSEQLIPTGVVQPVEGTPFDFREWRRLGDVLREHGHEQQLRQAKGYDHNFVLREGPGMHLAAQLREPHSGRCLVVTTTEPGLQVYTGNYLDGIRGKGGQVYNQHWGICLETQHFPDSPNQPHFPSTVLRPGETYTSHTCYAFTFYDAEPLG; this comes from the coding sequence ATGACTCCTAACCACGCGCCGGGAAAGCACCTCTCGGGTCCCGTAGGTTCCATCAGCGCTGAATCCTGGGGCCTGTCCCCCGAAGGCCGCGAGATCACGCTGTTTACCCTGCGCACACCGGACCAGACCGAAGCAGCCATCATGGACTACGGAGGTGTGCTGGTCCGCCTGCTGCTCCCTGACAGATCGGGCCGCCTTGAAGATGTAGTGCTTGGCCATGATCAGGCAGCCCCGTATTTCAGCCGGGATCAGTCGCCCTATTTCGGGGCCCTGATCGGCCGGTACGGCAACCGGATTGCTCAGGGACGCTTCACGCTGGACGGCGAGACCTACAGTCTGGGATGCAACGACGGCCCAAACGCACTGCATGGCGGCGAGGGGGGTTTCGACCACCGTCACTGGCACGGAGAAATGCGGCTCGCAGACAGTGGGCCAGCGCTTGACCTCACTTACAGCAGCCCCGCAGGAGAGGAAGGTTACCCGGGCCGCCTGGACGTCCGCGTCACGTACACGCTGGGCCTCCCCGGGCAGCTGGAAATTGCCTATCACGCCCAGTGCGACGCCCCCACCATCGTTAACCTGACTCAGCACAGTTACTGGAATCTGGCGGGCAATGCCAGGCGGGACATTCTGGAGCATGAGCTGCAGATCGAGGCTGATGCCATGACGCCGGTCAGCGAGCAACTTATTCCCACAGGCGTCGTGCAGCCTGTGGAGGGCACGCCCTTCGATTTCCGTGAGTGGCGGCGCCTGGGCGACGTCCTGCGTGAGCATGGGCACGAGCAGCAGCTCCGGCAGGCCAAAGGATACGACCATAACTTTGTGCTGCGTGAGGGCCCGGGAATGCACCTGGCTGCCCAGTTGCGCGAACCGCACTCGGGCCGGTGCCTGGTCGTCACCACAACGGAACCGGGACTGCAGGTGTATACCGGCAATTATCTGGACGGGATCCGGGGCAAAGGGGGTCAGGTGTACAACCAGCACTGGGGGATCTGCCTGGAAACCCAGCATTTCCCGGATTCTCCAAATCAGCCTCACTTTCCATCCACCGTACTTCGTCCGGGCGAGACCTACACATCGCACACCTGCTATGCCTTTACGTTCTACGACGCAGAGCCTCTGGGCTGA
- a CDS encoding DUF1648 domain-containing protein, whose product MRTLPAWLLFLPFGLSFAVGVWALPQQSSRIPIHWGPSGQPDRWGSPLEGLFMLPGVLLFTSLLVLAASPARPTSAPLLRVSVLGLGLLALAHTTAQAFGWDSFRATMMGLGVLFILMGPALAQSEPSSLSGPPLSASTLRRLGRAWLTYGTAVVFMSLLAPQASWMTATVLLGLGGILLFVVLGARHDRRRTTG is encoded by the coding sequence ATGCGCACACTTCCGGCCTGGCTGCTGTTTCTCCCTTTCGGCCTGAGCTTTGCCGTGGGCGTCTGGGCCTTACCTCAGCAATCCTCTCGTATACCCATTCACTGGGGCCCCAGCGGTCAACCCGACCGCTGGGGGAGTCCGCTGGAGGGGCTGTTCATGTTGCCGGGTGTTCTGCTGTTTACGAGTCTGCTGGTTCTGGCCGCGTCTCCCGCCCGACCTACCTCAGCACCCCTGCTCCGCGTGAGTGTCCTCGGGTTGGGCCTCCTGGCTCTGGCCCACACCACCGCGCAAGCCTTTGGTTGGGACAGTTTCCGCGCCACCATGATGGGCCTGGGTGTCCTGTTCATACTGATGGGTCCTGCGCTAGCTCAATCTGAGCCCAGCAGCTTAAGCGGCCCGCCGCTTTCTGCCAGTACGCTCCGGCGTCTTGGGCGCGCCTGGCTTACCTATGGGACGGCCGTGGTCTTCATGAGTCTGCTGGCCCCACAGGCAAGCTGGATGACCGCGACGGTGCTGCTGGGCTTGGGCGGTATTCTGCTGTTTGTTGTTCTGGGGGCACGGCACGACCGGCGCCGCACCACCGGCTGA
- a CDS encoding S8 family serine peptidase translates to MKQLTPYTLCITLLLASCGQGTPQTSVPGTTPAASLSGSLSAQGNSLSACQAMYAAAPNRVQVDNAMRFGEVATLILSFVDDASKGRAITWMDSNLAVDPGNGLGALTHLPMVAVRTMVTPELIQDLEQNLPGLLSIYQDAPLRYSLAESVSFIGADTAQSTYSVSGKGVGVAIIDSGVDGTHADLDHVAKNVKLVGSVTNSPVGGAVHVDLVNTDTSSGHGTHVASTIGGSGEASAGSTHIRRGVAPGATLVGVGAGDGLSILYALQGFDYVMRPEVRQNHNVRIISNSWGTSGKFAPYNPINLASKRAYDAGMIVVFAAGNEGPNADTLNPYSASPCVISVAAGDKKGALASFSSRGVAGDANVHPDVTAPGVKISAARATTGVAATTLPDLDNAQYSTISGTSMATPHISGVIALMLEANPGLNLDTVLNVFKKTSREMYSASSGTTTRREQWEVGYGYVDAHAAVREAARLNPKRTTVETTVLPGWSSSVSPAACVPGANCAVNASDKHAVSVPAGSSALRVATEWGNAVYDLDLYVYDPAGQLMASSAQGVSTGEAVTVSNPVAGTWTVELRGYLNAATTYSGTAEVDKVVVLK, encoded by the coding sequence ATGAAACAGCTCACCCCGTACACCCTCTGCATCACCCTTCTGCTTGCATCCTGCGGTCAGGGTACGCCCCAGACCTCGGTACCAGGCACGACCCCAGCAGCCAGCCTTTCCGGTTCACTCTCGGCCCAGGGCAATAGCCTGAGTGCCTGCCAGGCGATGTATGCCGCCGCCCCAAATCGGGTCCAGGTAGACAACGCCATGCGTTTTGGCGAAGTCGCCACGTTGATCCTGTCCTTCGTGGACGACGCCAGCAAGGGCCGGGCCATTACCTGGATGGATTCGAACCTGGCAGTGGATCCGGGCAATGGATTGGGGGCGCTGACCCACCTGCCCATGGTGGCCGTACGGACCATGGTGACCCCTGAACTGATCCAGGACCTGGAACAGAATCTTCCTGGTCTGCTGTCGATCTATCAGGACGCACCCCTGCGCTACAGCCTGGCCGAAAGCGTCTCGTTCATTGGTGCAGATACGGCCCAGAGCACTTACAGCGTCAGCGGCAAGGGCGTCGGTGTGGCCATTATTGATTCCGGTGTGGACGGCACGCACGCCGACCTTGACCACGTGGCGAAAAACGTCAAACTGGTCGGCTCCGTGACCAACTCCCCCGTCGGTGGTGCGGTGCACGTTGATCTGGTCAATACCGACACCAGCAGTGGGCACGGGACCCACGTCGCCAGCACCATAGGCGGCAGCGGCGAGGCGTCGGCTGGCAGTACCCACATCCGCCGTGGCGTGGCGCCGGGGGCCACCCTGGTGGGCGTCGGTGCTGGAGACGGGCTGAGCATCCTGTACGCCCTGCAGGGCTTTGATTACGTGATGCGCCCCGAAGTCCGCCAGAACCATAACGTGCGGATCATCAGCAATTCCTGGGGAACAAGCGGCAAGTTCGCTCCGTACAACCCCATCAATCTGGCCTCGAAGCGCGCCTACGACGCTGGAATGATTGTGGTCTTCGCAGCGGGCAACGAAGGCCCGAACGCCGATACCCTGAATCCCTATTCAGCCAGTCCCTGCGTGATCAGCGTGGCAGCGGGCGACAAGAAGGGCGCACTGGCAAGCTTCAGCAGCCGGGGAGTTGCAGGGGACGCCAACGTTCACCCCGACGTGACCGCACCGGGCGTGAAGATCAGTGCTGCGCGGGCGACCACCGGCGTCGCGGCCACCACCTTGCCTGACCTGGACAACGCCCAGTACTCCACGATCAGTGGTACCAGCATGGCCACCCCGCATATCAGTGGCGTCATCGCCCTGATGCTGGAGGCCAATCCAGGCCTGAATCTCGACACGGTGCTGAATGTGTTCAAAAAGACCAGCCGTGAGATGTACAGCGCCAGTTCCGGCACCACCACGCGGCGCGAGCAATGGGAAGTCGGCTACGGTTACGTCGACGCTCACGCTGCGGTCCGCGAAGCCGCACGGCTGAACCCCAAGCGCACCACGGTCGAGACCACCGTTTTGCCAGGCTGGAGCAGCAGCGTCAGCCCGGCCGCATGCGTCCCTGGGGCGAACTGTGCGGTGAATGCCAGCGACAAACACGCCGTCAGTGTTCCCGCGGGAAGCAGCGCGCTGAGGGTGGCCACCGAGTGGGGCAACGCCGTGTATGACCTTGATCTGTATGTCTATGATCCGGCAGGTCAGCTGATGGCTTCCAGTGCCCAGGGCGTCAGTACGGGTGAGGCCGTCACCGTGTCCAACCCGGTGGCTGGAACCTGGACCGTGGAGCTGAGGGGTTATCTGAATGCTGCGACGACCTACTCAGGCACGGCTGAAGTCGACAAAGTCGTCGTACTGAAGTAA
- a CDS encoding transcriptional regulator, with protein sequence MDTLPARLRGRLHEGLHGVVAPVEVGAGQPALRKWARAASWTVLDALPGPGARRWLWCPATHTDLRSLSGEHYAALILSMSDLSPDEDDWNAALSGASPDWRQQTFAAFGRWPAAMELLARLLAQQGTENLPPVEELHRHPLMSVLVAPYQPSGSLRAAAVQLAAAALVTPAVADGLDVERHHLETLSDEGWLWPSPGGWAFPELLRRTLAPVPDPRRAIRAAQALQAAGHMPEALLTLATAQAWSEYLELLAQNARAGQGEATLREQLASVPEHWRQAPAAQYLAGLLARSAGDLNEAEALYSQALSGLPEPLVATVHNARGVVRAMRGSTEGALADFEVAEAGSGVTAGEASQNRALLLIQTGRHAEAELSLGRAVAAFRAAGDSQREARSLETLGGLQFGRGLLREALPPYAKALTLYAGYPRDAAMTHLNLAEVHAALGDVVSAESELHLAQALMRARETDGDVAGWALRVQALLALHGGQPSQALHWLGQVQTADRTLHAETSLLLARAYREAGDPERAAVSLEGARQLGLRADLEAALQGQGDLDRVIAEARGEEARLELATALLERGNGDDLTETLELIRTHGYLPLLSSRAAGTLVSMAQDAETRALFPLRVQALGPLRVQHAGRTLQLVDFPTRKSAALLVALALSQRPQNRETLAERFWPGAKNPVASLQTALYHLRSVFGTPLVTTERGQVSMLFPVHSDLDELRSALNGPDLARLAELLRPMTAPLSVFSDLPTELPEEREQAERLVHDALRIHVHAQPAGDARRRDALRVLITADPLDLDSRMDLIRWHELHGEQEAAEQERRHLEQARQDLEAP encoded by the coding sequence ATGGACACCCTGCCTGCCCGGCTGCGAGGGCGTCTTCATGAGGGTCTGCACGGCGTAGTGGCTCCGGTTGAAGTAGGTGCCGGCCAGCCCGCTTTACGCAAGTGGGCACGCGCGGCCAGCTGGACTGTACTGGATGCGCTCCCCGGACCGGGAGCGAGACGCTGGCTGTGGTGCCCTGCGACACACACGGACCTGCGCAGCCTGTCAGGGGAACATTACGCTGCCCTGATCCTGAGCATGAGTGACCTCAGTCCTGACGAGGATGACTGGAATGCTGCCCTGTCAGGAGCGAGCCCTGACTGGCGGCAGCAGACCTTCGCTGCCTTCGGCCGCTGGCCGGCGGCCATGGAACTGCTGGCCCGGCTGCTTGCTCAGCAGGGAACCGAGAATCTCCCGCCTGTCGAGGAACTGCACCGCCATCCGCTGATGAGCGTGCTGGTCGCTCCTTACCAGCCTTCTGGCTCTCTCAGGGCTGCTGCCGTTCAGCTGGCAGCTGCCGCGCTGGTGACACCCGCCGTGGCTGATGGTCTGGACGTTGAACGCCATCATCTGGAAACCCTGAGCGACGAAGGATGGTTGTGGCCGTCACCAGGCGGCTGGGCATTTCCTGAACTGCTCCGGCGGACCCTGGCCCCGGTCCCGGACCCACGAAGGGCAATCCGAGCCGCTCAGGCGCTTCAGGCCGCAGGACATATGCCGGAGGCTCTGCTCACCCTGGCAACGGCGCAGGCCTGGAGCGAATATCTGGAACTGCTGGCGCAGAATGCCCGCGCGGGGCAGGGTGAAGCGACGCTGCGGGAGCAACTGGCCAGCGTGCCGGAGCACTGGCGTCAGGCACCGGCTGCACAGTATCTGGCCGGGCTGCTGGCACGCAGCGCCGGAGATCTGAACGAAGCTGAGGCGCTGTACTCACAGGCACTGAGCGGCCTGCCGGAGCCCCTGGTGGCCACGGTACACAACGCCCGGGGAGTGGTGCGGGCGATGCGGGGCTCAACCGAAGGTGCCCTGGCCGACTTCGAAGTTGCCGAAGCAGGCAGTGGGGTCACCGCGGGGGAAGCCAGTCAGAACCGCGCTCTTCTGCTTATTCAGACCGGGCGGCATGCCGAAGCCGAACTCAGCCTCGGCCGGGCGGTGGCTGCGTTTCGTGCCGCGGGCGATTCCCAACGCGAGGCCCGCAGCCTCGAAACTCTGGGCGGATTGCAGTTTGGCCGTGGCCTGCTTCGTGAAGCCCTGCCGCCCTATGCCAAGGCGCTGACCTTGTATGCCGGGTATCCCCGGGATGCGGCGATGACTCACCTCAATCTGGCTGAAGTGCACGCTGCGCTGGGTGATGTCGTCAGTGCCGAATCCGAGTTGCATCTGGCCCAGGCGTTGATGCGTGCCCGGGAAACCGACGGCGACGTAGCTGGGTGGGCGTTACGGGTCCAGGCGCTGCTGGCCCTGCACGGCGGTCAGCCCTCACAGGCCCTGCACTGGCTGGGTCAGGTGCAGACCGCAGACCGCACGCTCCATGCTGAAACATCGTTGCTTCTGGCCCGGGCCTACCGTGAAGCCGGTGATCCCGAACGCGCGGCCGTTTCCCTGGAGGGGGCGCGGCAGCTGGGCCTGCGTGCCGACCTGGAAGCGGCCTTGCAGGGCCAGGGAGATCTGGACAGGGTGATTGCTGAGGCTCGTGGCGAAGAGGCCCGGCTGGAATTGGCCACGGCCCTGCTGGAACGGGGCAACGGGGATGATCTCACCGAGACCCTGGAGCTGATCCGGACGCATGGATACCTGCCTTTGTTGAGCAGCCGCGCGGCCGGCACCCTGGTCAGCATGGCCCAGGACGCGGAGACACGCGCTTTGTTCCCTCTGCGGGTGCAGGCGCTGGGTCCGTTGCGGGTCCAGCATGCTGGGCGGACACTGCAGCTGGTTGACTTTCCAACCCGCAAGAGCGCGGCGTTGCTCGTGGCTCTGGCTCTGTCACAGCGGCCCCAGAACCGCGAAACGCTGGCCGAGCGCTTCTGGCCTGGGGCCAAGAACCCGGTGGCAAGCCTGCAAACGGCCCTTTATCATCTGCGCAGTGTCTTTGGCACACCGCTGGTCACGACCGAGAGGGGACAGGTGTCGATGCTCTTTCCGGTTCATAGTGATCTGGATGAGCTGCGCAGCGCACTCAACGGGCCGGATCTGGCGCGCCTGGCAGAACTGCTGCGGCCCATGACGGCGCCGCTGAGCGTGTTTTCAGACCTGCCGACCGAATTGCCCGAGGAACGTGAACAGGCCGAGCGCCTTGTGCACGACGCCTTGAGAATTCATGTCCATGCTCAGCCTGCCGGTGATGCCCGAAGGCGTGACGCCCTGAGGGTACTGATCACCGCAGATCCCCTGGACCTGGACAGCCGTATGGATCTGATCCGGTGGCATGAACTGCACGGCGAACAGGAAGCTGCGGAACAGGAGCGGCGGCACCTGGAGCAAGCCCGGCAGGATCTTGAAGCCCCGTAA
- a CDS encoding GGDEF domain-containing protein produces MAERETVDTQNSTLNAKASPLISADLYRTVSITLPIVAFAFLIAIVSDVRSGQENPFDRVAHPLMFTALLALETVLLLMPRSYPYVTGAMLLGSSVFFLSKLVALLFFPSPGLNVLAEFTESFFWIPGIYLLAFFTTRLDRARLTGRLFVLLLVAISAGYGIIKSPDSDPSVLNALVQLNLANCTLFVLSGIVYRFANQHVRTVAHAQNLEHLVYVDALTGLPNRRQLERTLEEATHISNTTGFSLLSIDLDGFKSINDTLGHEGGDLVLREVASRLRDACRARDVVVRVSGDEFAAVLLDSREPEARLVAMRFLESLEQPLIIAGHPVQISASVGVSMFPEDGMDAPTLLRHADRAMYHVKQNGKQAVHFFASTGVASGSHND; encoded by the coding sequence GTGGCGGAAAGGGAGACCGTGGACACCCAGAACAGTACCCTCAATGCCAAGGCTTCGCCACTTATTTCTGCTGACCTGTACAGGACAGTTTCCATTACTCTGCCGATTGTCGCCTTCGCGTTTCTTATTGCCATCGTGTCTGATGTACGGTCGGGCCAGGAAAATCCTTTTGACCGTGTGGCCCATCCGCTGATGTTTACTGCGCTGCTTGCGCTGGAAACTGTGCTTCTTCTCATGCCGCGCTCGTACCCTTACGTCACTGGGGCAATGCTTCTTGGAAGTAGCGTCTTTTTTCTCAGCAAGCTGGTTGCCCTGCTGTTCTTCCCCAGCCCTGGCCTGAACGTGCTGGCTGAATTCACCGAATCCTTTTTCTGGATTCCTGGGATATATCTGCTTGCCTTCTTCACCACACGCCTGGACCGCGCCCGATTGACTGGCCGTCTGTTTGTCCTGCTGCTCGTGGCGATTTCTGCCGGGTACGGAATCATCAAGTCACCTGACTCGGATCCATCGGTTCTGAACGCCTTGGTTCAGCTTAACCTTGCGAATTGCACGCTGTTCGTTCTGTCCGGTATTGTTTACCGTTTTGCCAATCAGCATGTGCGGACGGTCGCCCATGCTCAGAACCTTGAACATCTGGTGTATGTGGACGCTCTGACCGGTCTTCCCAACCGGCGGCAGCTCGAGCGGACCCTGGAGGAGGCGACGCATATCTCCAACACCACAGGCTTCAGCCTTCTGAGCATTGACCTGGACGGCTTTAAAAGTATCAACGACACGCTGGGCCATGAGGGGGGCGACCTGGTTCTCCGGGAAGTCGCCAGTCGCCTCCGGGACGCGTGCCGGGCCCGGGATGTGGTGGTGCGCGTTAGCGGAGATGAGTTTGCGGCCGTGCTTCTGGACAGCAGGGAACCTGAAGCCAGGCTGGTAGCGATGAGATTTCTGGAATCGCTGGAGCAGCCGCTGATCATTGCGGGACACCCCGTACAGATCAGTGCGAGCGTTGGGGTCAGCATGTTCCCCGAGGACGGTATGGACGCCCCCACCCTGCTGCGTCACGCGGACCGGGCCATGTACCACGTGAAGCAGAATGGAAAACAGGCGGTACACTTTTTTGCCTCAACCGGGGTAGCTTCCGGCTCACACAACGACTGA